In Peptostreptococcus equinus, the DNA window TTAGCTGAAAGACAATTAAAGGGAGAAAAAAATAAGTTTTTCCACTTTACAATAGATTTAAATCAAGGTCCATGTGTAATAAAGAGAATTACAGGTTGTGGTGCAGGAAATGAATATGTGTCAATTACACCAAATGGAGATATATATCCATGTCATCAATTTGTTGGCAAGGATGAATATATATTAGGAAACTTGAATGATGAAGAAATTGAGATTCCTGAAGAAATAAAATCAATGTTTAGAGAAGCTCATGTATATAACAAAGAAGCTTGTCAGAAATGTTGGAATAAATTCTACTGTTCTGGAGGATGCCATGCTAATGCAATAAACTTTAATGGAGATATCAAACAACCATATGACCTTGGATGCCAGATGCAGAAAAAAAGAACAGAATGTGCAATAATGATACAGGCAAAATTAATGACTCAAGGACAATAATTGTAAACTACTAAAGGTGATAAAATGAGGATTAGTTATAAATATCTTGGCAGGTACAAAGAAATAGCATCAGTAATGATGTCTTATGGATTTGGATACATAGTTGAAAAATTTAATAAAGATTCTGTAGCGACTAAGATGATGACTCATAGTCCTAAAAATGATATAAAAAAATTATCATCTGCTCAAAGGCTTAGAATGGCATTTGAGGAATTAGGCCCTACATATATAAAAATAGGTCAGATTCTAAGCACTCGAAAAGATATATTGGACGATGATATGATTATTGAACTCTCTAAATTAAGAGACAATGTGGAGAGATTTCCCAATGAAGTCGCTATGAATATTTTGGAAAATGAATTAGAATGCCCAAAAGAAGATATATTTAAATATATAAGTCCGAATCCAATAGCTGCTGCATCAATAGCTCAAGTATATGAAGCAGAGCTATTAGATGGTAAAAAAGTAGTAATTAAAATACAAAGACCCGGTATAGAAAATATTATAAAAGCAGATATTACCATATTAAAAAGGCTTGCCAGCGGACTTGCAAATTTTAATGATGAGCTCAATATTAATGCTGAAGATTTGATTTCTGAAATAGAAGTACAGTTATTAAGAGAACTAGATTTCAAATTTGAAAGTGTAAATGGTAACAAACTTAAAAATATATTTAAAAATGAAAAAAATGTTATAATACCTTACATATATGATCAATATACTAGTAAAAAAATAATTGTAATGGAAAAGATAGAGGGTATATGTTTATCAGATATTGATAATACTTTTGTTGATGAATCCGATAAAAAAACAATAGTTGATATCGGTGTACAAGCATTTTTTAAGCAGGTTATGACTTGTGGCTTTTTTCATGCTGATCCACATCCAGGGAATTTGTTTATAGTAAGAGAAAATGGACTCAAACTAGCATTTATAGATTTTGGTATGATAGGTATAATTGATTCAAAAACTCTAACGATTTTGAATCAACTTATTATAGCTTCAACAGATAAAAATATAGATAAAATAGTAAGGATA includes these proteins:
- a CDS encoding ABC1 kinase family protein is translated as MRISYKYLGRYKEIASVMMSYGFGYIVEKFNKDSVATKMMTHSPKNDIKKLSSAQRLRMAFEELGPTYIKIGQILSTRKDILDDDMIIELSKLRDNVERFPNEVAMNILENELECPKEDIFKYISPNPIAAASIAQVYEAELLDGKKVVIKIQRPGIENIIKADITILKRLASGLANFNDELNINAEDLISEIEVQLLRELDFKFESVNGNKLKNIFKNEKNVIIPYIYDQYTSKKIIVMEKIEGICLSDIDNTFVDESDKKTIVDIGVQAFFKQVMTCGFFHADPHPGNLFIVRENGLKLAFIDFGMIGIIDSKTLTILNQLIIASTDKNIDKIVRILVEMDAIGTEVNKEALKRDILYLMHYYYDLPFEELSISEIINEVFRFMRTHKVKLPRQLVTLGKTVITLEGTSRGLYKNFSVEEIASAYLKYYKEEKLDIRKNFAKAKSNIDEYYFELISVPNQLKSILTILEKNNLKLDIGEMRSPKLEDNIKKFTTQVSMSIMLAACIVGSSLILSSNNIQKYRLIKYMGISGFILSFIIGITLVFMILKNNYRGKK